A single window of Archangium gephyra DNA harbors:
- a CDS encoding ELWxxDGT repeat protein, with product MRRFRGRVGCLAVVLAAMGGCSDSGQEAARTAPVTPESRRSALAVGTPRLVRDIQPTPPPSAEEGSHPSSFVSVGSTRFFVAYDALHGVELWKSDGTPAGTVLVKDLEPGPLNGGISELTAAHGVLYFVVSGSFSGSQLWRSDGTAEGTRPVFTGSPFGPAIQELEAANGTLFLTAADSGGGLHLWSSDGSREGTRLLKAFPTTAGSEPRALRDLGGRLYFSADDGVHGRELWTSDGTSEGTVLVKDLAPGVASTTLGSLAGAGDVLYFTAGDYRTGFTLWKSDGSSAGTVPLSNLPGGPVLSEGPTLGGLGWLAVSGGTLYFSANDGTSGAELWKSDGTPKGTVRVKDIHPLGDSSPTYPRDVNGVLFFLASHPDTGREVWTSDGTAEGTVCLSDLQPGAGSGAVNGPFAVAGSRAYFFADSGKGRPSLWTSDGTLAGTRELRELSPTSAGLSESVGAAEGSLLLAADDGVHGVELWKTEGTPEGTVLLRDLHRGTHGSTPQSMMELGDGRMLFAVFADGGPDLELWASDGSEAGTRRVLPGVKSLGILSRRVGGVRYFTASTTKEGAAHTLWRSDGTPEGTSVVRDFPEGMSVVEAELGGRVFFSATTSTEGAELWASDGTPEGTVRVKDIRPGTASSRPRGMINVGGTLYFTADDGVHGPELWKSDGTEAGTVMVKDLLPGGAGAAPLDLENLNGTLVFSASEDALTGKLGMWRLGPDGQPRRIPLSAPGVTPGEPERLRIVNGTLLVFAGTLARPQLWSYDGTSEHATLLFSDQIFYLADLVAAGRVLYFLGGNGLGSEELWRSDGTLAGTYKVADADQGFFGSRYSYPSFMLGLEDRAQVLLRSAEGAAGAEPWVSDGSAVGTALVADLSPGASTSYPHSLTRSGDHVFFSADDGVHGAELWRLTLPPRPPDTTLPVLVCPASVTVEPTSSTGAIASWPGARVSDDVSASIPLTYSHVPGREFPVGTTVVTVRAKDAAGNEALCAFEVRVRDSIAPTVSCPADLEVEATGSGTPVSFAEATASDGMTARPEVTYSHAPGSAFPVGTTAVTATARDEAGNEATCSFRVTVKDTVKPALTCPEALTAEAASATGARVTYAATASDTVSPVSVAYEPASGSELGLGITVVRVTAKDGAGNEATCSFSVTVRDGTAPSLTCPAAVRVEATGASGAPVTFAAAHATDAVTASPEVTYSQASGNTFPVGETAVTVTAKDGAGNEATCSFSVTVRDGTAPALTCPAAVLVEATGASGAPVTFAAAHATDAVTVSPEVTYSQGSGSTFPVGETAVTVTARDAADNASSCSFSVVVRDTTAPTVSCPADVAVVAREPAGSTVQYPAATVHDAVTAEPRVLYSHAPGSAFPVGTTPVTATVEDAAGNTASCSFHVTVSAVSVRDEGSGCAASGGSPAGLLGLLLLLAWPSLGRARTRRS from the coding sequence ATGAGACGTTTTCGAGGACGCGTGGGCTGCCTGGCCGTGGTGCTGGCGGCGATGGGGGGTTGTTCGGACTCGGGCCAGGAGGCCGCCAGGACGGCGCCGGTGACACCGGAATCGCGGCGGAGCGCGCTCGCCGTGGGCACGCCCAGGCTGGTGCGCGACATCCAGCCCACCCCGCCGCCCTCCGCGGAGGAGGGCAGCCATCCCAGCTCCTTCGTGTCAGTGGGCTCGACGCGCTTCTTCGTCGCGTACGACGCGCTCCACGGGGTCGAGCTGTGGAAGAGCGATGGGACGCCCGCGGGCACCGTGCTGGTGAAGGACCTCGAGCCGGGACCCCTGAACGGCGGCATCAGCGAGCTCACCGCCGCCCACGGGGTGCTCTACTTCGTGGTGAGTGGCTCCTTCTCCGGCAGCCAGCTGTGGCGGAGTGATGGAACGGCCGAGGGCACCCGGCCTGTCTTCACCGGCTCGCCCTTCGGGCCGGCCATCCAGGAGCTCGAGGCCGCCAACGGCACGCTCTTCCTCACCGCGGCCGACAGCGGTGGGGGCCTCCACCTGTGGTCGAGCGATGGGTCGCGCGAGGGCACCCGCCTCCTGAAGGCCTTTCCCACGACGGCGGGCTCGGAGCCTCGAGCGCTGAGGGACCTGGGCGGGCGGCTCTACTTCTCGGCGGATGACGGCGTGCACGGCCGCGAGCTGTGGACGAGCGACGGGACGAGCGAGGGCACCGTGCTGGTGAAGGACCTCGCTCCGGGCGTCGCGAGCACCACGCTCGGCTCGCTCGCCGGTGCGGGAGACGTGCTCTACTTCACCGCCGGGGACTACCGCACCGGTTTCACGCTCTGGAAGAGCGATGGCTCGTCCGCGGGGACCGTGCCCCTCTCGAACCTCCCCGGCGGCCCCGTCCTCTCGGAGGGCCCCACGCTCGGGGGCCTCGGCTGGCTGGCGGTCTCGGGCGGGACGCTCTACTTCTCCGCGAACGACGGCACGAGCGGGGCCGAGCTCTGGAAGAGCGATGGCACGCCCAAGGGCACCGTGCGGGTGAAGGACATCCACCCCCTCGGGGACTCCAGCCCCACCTACCCGCGCGACGTCAACGGAGTCCTCTTCTTCCTGGCCTCGCACCCCGACACGGGGCGTGAGGTGTGGACGAGCGATGGGACGGCCGAGGGCACCGTGTGTCTCTCGGACCTCCAGCCGGGCGCGGGGAGCGGCGCCGTGAATGGCCCGTTCGCCGTGGCCGGCTCGCGCGCGTACTTCTTCGCCGATTCCGGCAAGGGCCGCCCCTCGCTCTGGACGAGCGACGGCACCCTGGCGGGGACGCGGGAGCTGCGGGAGCTCTCGCCGACGAGCGCCGGGCTCTCCGAGTCCGTGGGCGCCGCGGAGGGCTCCCTGCTCCTCGCGGCGGATGACGGGGTGCACGGTGTCGAGCTCTGGAAGACGGAGGGGACGCCCGAGGGCACCGTCCTCCTGCGGGACCTCCACAGGGGCACGCACGGCAGCACTCCCCAGTCCATGATGGAGCTGGGGGACGGGCGGATGCTCTTCGCCGTCTTCGCCGACGGAGGCCCGGACCTGGAGCTGTGGGCGAGCGATGGCTCCGAGGCGGGCACCCGGCGGGTCCTGCCGGGCGTGAAGTCCCTCGGCATCCTGAGCCGGCGCGTGGGCGGCGTGCGGTACTTCACCGCGTCCACGACGAAGGAGGGGGCCGCCCACACCCTGTGGCGGAGTGATGGGACGCCGGAAGGCACCTCCGTCGTCCGGGACTTCCCCGAGGGCATGAGCGTCGTCGAGGCCGAGCTGGGGGGACGCGTCTTCTTCTCCGCGACGACGTCCACCGAGGGCGCCGAGCTGTGGGCGAGCGACGGCACGCCCGAGGGCACCGTGCGGGTGAAGGACATCCGCCCGGGCACCGCGTCGTCCCGCCCACGGGGGATGATCAACGTGGGAGGGACGCTCTACTTCACGGCGGATGACGGCGTGCACGGCCCCGAGCTGTGGAAGAGCGATGGTACGGAGGCGGGCACGGTGATGGTGAAGGACCTCCTCCCGGGTGGGGCGGGCGCCGCTCCGCTGGACCTGGAGAACCTGAACGGGACGCTCGTCTTCTCCGCCTCCGAGGACGCCCTCACGGGCAAGCTGGGGATGTGGAGGCTGGGGCCGGATGGCCAGCCGCGCAGAATCCCGCTCTCGGCTCCCGGCGTGACACCGGGAGAGCCGGAGCGGCTGAGGATCGTCAACGGCACGCTCCTCGTCTTCGCCGGGACGCTCGCCAGGCCCCAGCTGTGGTCGTACGACGGGACGTCCGAGCACGCGACCCTGCTCTTCAGCGACCAGATCTTCTACCTCGCGGACCTGGTGGCCGCGGGCAGGGTGCTCTACTTCCTGGGCGGCAATGGCCTGGGGAGCGAGGAGCTGTGGCGCTCCGATGGCACGCTCGCGGGCACGTACAAGGTGGCGGACGCGGACCAGGGGTTCTTCGGGAGCCGTTATTCCTACCCGTCCTTCATGCTGGGGCTCGAGGATCGGGCCCAGGTGCTCCTGCGCTCGGCGGAGGGCGCCGCGGGCGCGGAGCCGTGGGTCTCGGATGGGTCCGCGGTGGGGACTGCCCTGGTGGCGGACCTCTCGCCGGGGGCCTCGACCAGCTATCCCCATTCGCTCACGCGCAGTGGAGACCACGTGTTCTTCAGCGCCGACGACGGGGTGCATGGCGCCGAGCTGTGGCGCCTCACGCTGCCTCCGAGGCCGCCCGACACCACGCTGCCCGTGCTGGTGTGCCCGGCGTCCGTGACGGTCGAGCCCACCTCGAGCACGGGCGCCATCGCCTCCTGGCCGGGGGCCCGGGTGTCCGATGATGTCTCCGCGTCCATTCCGCTGACGTACAGCCACGTCCCAGGCAGGGAGTTCCCCGTGGGCACGACGGTGGTGACGGTGCGCGCGAAGGACGCCGCGGGCAACGAGGCCCTGTGCGCCTTCGAGGTGCGGGTGCGTGACTCCATCGCGCCGACGGTGAGCTGTCCGGCGGATCTGGAGGTGGAGGCCACCGGCTCCGGCACGCCGGTCTCCTTCGCGGAGGCCACGGCGAGCGATGGGATGACGGCCCGTCCGGAGGTGACGTACAGCCACGCTCCGGGCAGCGCCTTCCCCGTGGGCACGACGGCGGTGACGGCCACGGCCAGGGACGAGGCGGGCAACGAGGCCACGTGCTCCTTCCGCGTCACCGTGAAGGACACCGTGAAGCCCGCGCTGACGTGCCCGGAGGCCCTCACGGCGGAGGCGGCCTCGGCCACCGGGGCCCGGGTGACGTATGCGGCGACGGCCTCGGACACCGTCTCCCCGGTGTCGGTGGCGTACGAGCCGGCGTCCGGCTCGGAGCTGGGGCTCGGCATCACGGTGGTGAGGGTGACGGCGAAGGACGGGGCGGGCAATGAGGCCACCTGCTCCTTCTCCGTGACGGTACGGGATGGCACCGCGCCCTCGCTGACGTGCCCGGCGGCGGTGCGGGTGGAGGCCACGGGCGCCTCGGGAGCGCCGGTGACGTTCGCCGCCGCCCACGCGACGGACGCGGTGACGGCCAGCCCCGAGGTGACGTACAGCCAGGCTTCCGGCAACACCTTCCCGGTGGGGGAGACGGCCGTCACCGTGACGGCGAAGGACGGGGCGGGCAATGAGGCCACCTGCTCCTTCTCCGTGACGGTACGGGACGGCACCGCCCCCGCGCTGACGTGTCCGGCGGCGGTGCTTGTGGAGGCCACGGGCGCCTCGGGAGCTCCGGTGACGTTCGCCGCCGCCCACGCGACGGACGCGGTGACGGTCAGCCCCGAGGTGACGTACAGCCAGGGCTCCGGCAGCACCTTCCCGGTGGGGGAGACGGCCGTCACCGTGACGGCGAGGGACGCGGCGGACAACGCCTCCTCCTGCTCCTTCTCCGTGGTGGTGCGTGACACCACGGCGCCCACCGTCTCCTGCCCGGCGGATGTGGCGGTGGTGGCGCGGGAGCCCGCGGGAAGCACGGTGCAATACCCGGCGGCCACCGTCCATGACGCGGTGACGGCCGAGCCTCGGGTGCTCTACAGCCACGCCCCGGGCAGCGCCTTCCCGGTGGGTACCACCCCGGTCACCGCCACCGTGGAGGACGCGGCGGGCAACACCGCCTCGTGCTCCTTCCACGTCACCGTCAGCGCGGTGAGCGTGCGCGACGAGGGCTCCGGCTGCGCGGCCTCGGGGGGCTCTCCCGCGGGGCTGCTGGGGCTGCTGCTCCTGCTCGCCTGGCCGTCCCTCGGCCGGGCCCGGACGCGCCGAAGCTGA